A genomic window from Gossypium hirsutum isolate 1008001.06 chromosome D10, Gossypium_hirsutum_v2.1, whole genome shotgun sequence includes:
- the LOC107936453 gene encoding uncharacterized protein yields the protein MELHHHFSHEHPLEFIEEHNLKSEKANCSGCGEKVSGPSYSCTECEFYLDKKCFEASPEVNHPFHPNHSLKLLASPPYIRLWAICAFCDRRCENFVYHCSCKLDLHVKCALFSKTIAENKIGELEGVSQKDLLVSSENGSKELEETNCFACRKPLLDSPFISFDSRFHLHKKCLDLPIEVNHLFHSQHPLVLQFNSQRLPCQICQITQPRGLAYCCSPCEFTLHIACVERPTTLDLPCHREHSLVLQLNLKSLLCQICHETRDLSPAYYCSACKFGLHVQCVSPAPIIKGEIHEHPFTLFWRQVPFICDTCGTSGDCISYICSPCGLIVHEKCISVQPIIKRFPRHGHQISHIFIHRKHEIKSWNCRICYEEVNSKHGCYCCSDCNYIVHTNCGIEDYRWYQIFDDGSEETGELLNNSAFDVIKEAKLGENDVITTEIKHLSHPHNLIFSNDVKDDKYCDGCVLFISTSFYHCAQCDFFLHKSCAELPKKMYDWHHIHQLPLTLNLHADFLCGDCVFEFNNCFSYDCNVCENRICVPCVKKSDTFTCQGHEHCLFPYEKYEGQCNGCGRNLEYAYACKECNFAVEYGCLTLPDKIKHKGDEHPLKLTYGEDNIYSKYHYCDICERRRNPSHWFYRCAICDNSAHKDCVIDAYSYMKLGKTYTGKDHPHPLTFT from the coding sequence ATGGAGCTTCACCACCATTTTAGCCACGAACATCCTTTAGAGTTCATCGAAGAGCACAACCTTAAAAGTGAGAAGGCTAATTGCTCAGGATGTGGGGAGAAGGTATCAGGTCCAAGCTATAGTTGTACGGAGTGTGAGTTTTACCTTGACAAGAAATGCTTCGAGGCCTCCCCAGAGGTAAATCATCCCTTTCATCCCAACCATAGCCTTAAACTTTTAGCAAGTCCACCATACATACGTTTATGGGCTATTTGTGCATTCTGTGACAGAAGATGTGAGAATTTTGTTTATCATTGTTCTTGTAAGTTAGACCTTCATGTAAAATGTGCTTTGTTTTCAAAAACCATTGCTGAAAATAAGATTGGGGAGCTTGAAGGTGTTTCCCAAAAAGATCTATTGGTCTCTTCTGAAAATGGTTCTAAAGAACTTGAAGAAACCAATTGCTTTGCATGTAGGAAGCCATTACTAGATTCTCCATTCATTTCTTTTGATTCTAGATTTCACTTGCATAAAAAATGTCTTGACCTACCTATTGAAGTCAATCATCTTTTTCATAGTCAACACCCTCTAGTTTTACAATTCAATAGTCAGCGTCTACCTTGTCAAATTTGCCAAATAACCCAACCGAGGGGACTTGCCTATTGTTGTTCACCTTGTGAGTTTACCCTTCATATTGCATGTGTTGAGCGACCAACTACACTTGACCTCCCATGTCACCGTGAGCATTCTCTTGTTTTACAACTCAATTTGAAATCTCTCCTTTGTCAAATCTGTCATGAGACGCGTGATTTGTCACCTGCTTATTATTGTTCCGCATGCAAGTTTGGCCTTCACGTGCAATGTGTCTCTCCAGCACCTATTATCAAAGGTGAAATTCATGAACATCCTTTCACCTTGTTTTGGAGACAAGTCCCTTTCATTTGTGACACATGTGGAACAAGTGGAGATTGTATCTCTTATATTTGTTCTCCATGTGGCCTTATAGTTCATGAAAAGTGCATTTCAGTGCAACCCATCATCAAAAGGTTTCCACGACATGGTCACCAAATTTCCCACATATTCATCCATAGGAAACATGAGATCAAATCTTGGAACTGCCGAATTTGCTATGAGGAGGTGAATTCGAAGCATGGATGTTATTGTTGTTctgattgtaattatattgtcCATACAAATTGTGGAATAGAAGATTATAGATGGTACCAGATATTCGACGATGGGAGTGAAGAAACGGGTGAGTTGCTTAACAATTCAGCCTTTGATGTTATTAAAGAGGCCAAGCTTGGAGAAAATGATGTAATAACCACAGAGATAAAACATTTAAGCCACCCTCACAATTTAATTTTCAGCAATGATGTTAAGGATGATAAATATTGTGATGGCTGCGTGTTGTTCATCTCGACTTCATTTTACCATTGTGCACAATGTGATTTTTTTCTCCATAAATCATGTGCTGAATTGCCTAAGAAGATGTACGATTGGCACCATATTCACCAACTTCCCCTCACTCTTAATTTACATGCTGATTTTTTGTGTGGCGACTGTGTGTTTGAGTTCAATAATTGTTTCTCCTATGATTGTAATGTGTGTGAGAATCGTATATGCGTTCCTTGTGTTAAAAAATCTGATACCTTCACGTGTCAAGGGCATGAACACTGCCTTTTCCCTTACGAAAAGTATGAAGGGCAATGCAATGGCTGTGGAAGGAATCTAGAGTATGCGTATGCTTGCAAAGAGTGCAACTTTGCGGTGGAATACGGTTGTCTTACGCTTCCCGACAAGATTAAACACAAGGGTGATGAACATCCCCTCAAGCTCACA
- the LOC107936452 gene encoding uncharacterized protein, with translation MELHHHFSHEHPLEFIEEHNLKSEKANCSGCGEQASGPSYSCTECEFYLDKKCFEASPEVNHPFHPNHSLNLLASPPYIGSWAICAFCDRRCENFVYHCSCKLDLHVKCALFSKTIAENKIGELEGVSQKDLLVSSENGSEALEETECFACRKPLLDSPFIYFDSRFHLHKKCLDLPIEVNHLFHSQHPLVLQFNSQRLPCQICKTTQPRGLVYCCSPCEFTLHIACVERPTRINHPCHRHHPLILQLNLKSLLCQICRETQALSHAYYCSACKFGLHVKCVSPKPSIKCEIHEHPFTLFWRQVPFLCDACGTSGDCISYICSPCGLIVHESCISLQPIIKRFRRHGHSISHTFILGKYEIKSGKCKICHEEVNSKHGCYCCSDCNYIVHTNCGIKDYSWYDIVVDELEETGELLNNSAFVVIRETKLGDNIVIPTEIKHLSHPHTLIFRSDVKDDKYCDGCVLFISTSFYHCAQCDFFLHKSCAELPKKMYAWGHMHQRPLTLKLHADYFCSLCGFLFNNCFSYDCNVCEERFCVHCLQISDASTCQGHEHRLFFYEKYEGQCNGCGNNLQSTYACKECNFAVEFDCLTLPDKIQHKCDEHPLMLTYSEDNIYSEYHYCDICERRRNASHWFYRCAICDNSAHKNCVIDAYSYLKLGKTYTTKDHPHPLTFTRKIYDYPLECHICEEHCEDLSAECLENGCNYIVHWKRIDPYRKDILQWWYKAEDKEVHD, from the coding sequence ATGGAGCTTCACCACCATTTTAGCCATGAACATCCTTTGGAGTTCATCGAAGAGCACAACCTTAAAAGTGAGAAGGCTAATTGCTCAGGATGTGGGGAGCAGGCATCAGGTCCAAGCTATAGTTGTACGGAGTGTGAGTTTTACCTTGACAAGAAATGCTTCGAGGCCTCCCCAGAGGTAAATCACCCCTTTCATCCCAACCATAGCCTTAATCTTTTAGCAAGTCCACCATACATAGGTTCATGGGCTATTTGTGCATTCTGTGACAGAAGATGTGAGAATTTTGTTTATCATTGTTCTTGTAAGTTAGACCTTCATGTAAAATGTGCTTTGTTTTCAAAAACCATTGCTGAAAATAAGATTGGGGAGCTTGAAGGTGTTTCCCAAAAAGATCTATTGGTCTCTTCAGAAAATGGTTCTGAAGCACTTGAAGAAACCGAGTGCTTTGCATGTAGGAAGCCATTACTAGATTCTCCATTCATTTATTTTGATTCTAGATTTCACTTGCATAAAAAATGTCTTGATCTACCTATTGAAGTCAATCATCTTTTTCATAGCCAACACCCTCTAGTTTTACAATTCAATAGTCAGCGTCTCCCTTGTCAAATTTGCAAAACAACCCAACCTAGGGGACTTGTCTATTGTTGTTCACCTTGTGAGTTTACCCTTCATATTGCATGTGTTGAGCGACCAACTAGAATTAACCACCCTTGTCACCGTCACCATCCTCTTATTCTACAGCTTAATTTGAAATCTCTTCTCTGCCAAATCTGTCGGGAAACACAAGCTTTGTCACATGCTTATTATTGTTCCGCATGCAAGTTTGGACTTCATGTTAAATGTGTCTCTCCAAAACCTAGTATCAAATGTGAAATTCATGAACACCCATTCACCTTGTTTTGGAGACAAGTCCCATTCCTTTGTGATGCTTGTGGAACAAGTGGAGATTGTATCTCTTATATTTGTTCTCCATGTGGCCTTATAGTTCATGAAAGTTGCATTTCATTGCAACCCATCATCAAAAGGTTTCGACGACATGGTCACTCAATTTCCCACACATTCATCCTTGGGAAATATGAGATCAAATCAGGGAAATGCAAGATTTGCCATGAGGAGGTGAATTCGAAGCATGGATGTTATTGTTGTTctgattgtaattatattgtcCATACAAATTGTGGAATAAAAGATTACAGCTGGTACGACATAGTCGTTGATGAGTTGGAAGAAACAGGTGAGTTGCTTAACAATTCAGCCTTCGTTGTTATTAGAGAGACCAAGCTTGGAGATAATATTGTCATACCCACAGAGATAAAACATTTAAGCCATCCTCACACCTTAATTTTCCGCAGTGATGTTAAGGATGATAAATATTGTGATGGCTGCGTGTTGTTCATCTCGACTTCATTTTACCATTGTGCACAATGTGATTTCTTTCTCCATAAATCATGTGCTGAATTGCCTAAGAAGATGTACGCTTGGGGTCATATGCACCAACGTCCCCTCACTCTTAAATTACATGCTGATTATTTTTGTTCTCTATGTGGATTTTTGTTCAATAATTGTTTCTCCTATGATTGTAATGTGTGTGAGGAACGTTTCTGTGTTCATTGTCTTCAAATTTCGGATGCCTCCACGTGTCAAGGGCATGAACACCGCCTTTTCTTTTACGAAAAGTATGAAGGGCAATGCAATGGCTGTGGAAATAATCTACAGTCCACGTATGCTTGCAAAGAGTGCAACTTTGCTGTGGAATTCGATTGTCTTACGCTTCCCGACAAGATTCAACACAAGTGTGATGAACATCCCCTCATGCTCACATATAGTGAAGACAACATTTATTCAGAGTACCATTACTGTGATATTTGTGAAAGAAGAAGAAATGCAAGCCATTGGTTTTACCGCTGTGCAATTTGTGACAATTCAGCCCATAAAAATTGTGTTATTGATGCATACTCGTATTTGAAGCTCGGAAAGACCTACACAACCAAGGATCACCCACATCCACTCACTTTCACCCGAAAGATCTATGACTACCCTCTTGAATGCCATATATGTGAGGAGCATTGCGAAGATCTATCTGCCGAGTGTCTAGAGAATGGGTGTAACTACATTGTTCATTGGAAACGTATAGACCCTTACAGAAAGGATATCTTACAGTGGTGGTACAAGGCAGAAGACAAAGAGGTTCATGATTGA